A single Pseudomonas brassicacearum DNA region contains:
- a CDS encoding carboxylate/amino acid/amine transporter produces the protein MGYLLFVTLIQAFSFSLIGEYLAGHVDSYFAVLVRVLLAGLVFIPLTRWRQVEPAFMRGMLLIGALQFGVTYVCLYLSFRVLTVPEVLLFTILTPLHVTLIEDALNRRFNPWALIAALVAVAGAAVIRYDRINPDFFMGFLLLQLANFTYAAGQVLYKHLVARHPSDLPHYRRFGYFYLGALMVALPAFLLFGKANFWPQAPLQWGVLVFLGLVSTALGLYWWNKGACLVNGGTLAVMNNLHVPVGLLVNLLIWNQHEALGRLLLGGSVILAAVWISRLGVRQPQPAN, from the coding sequence ATGGGCTATCTACTTTTTGTGACATTGATCCAGGCGTTTTCCTTCAGCCTGATCGGCGAGTACCTGGCTGGGCATGTGGACAGTTATTTCGCGGTACTGGTGCGAGTGCTGCTGGCCGGGCTGGTGTTCATTCCGCTGACGCGCTGGCGCCAGGTGGAGCCGGCGTTCATGCGCGGCATGCTGTTGATCGGCGCCTTGCAGTTCGGCGTCACCTACGTCTGCCTGTACCTGAGTTTCCGAGTGTTGACGGTGCCCGAGGTGCTGCTTTTCACCATCCTGACGCCCCTGCACGTGACCTTGATCGAGGACGCGCTGAACCGACGCTTCAATCCCTGGGCGCTGATCGCGGCGCTGGTGGCCGTGGCCGGTGCGGCGGTGATTCGCTACGACCGGATCAACCCGGATTTCTTCATGGGCTTCTTGCTGCTGCAATTGGCCAACTTCACCTACGCTGCCGGACAGGTGCTGTACAAACACCTGGTGGCCCGCCACCCGAGCGACCTGCCGCACTACCGGCGTTTCGGTTATTTCTATCTCGGTGCGCTGATGGTGGCGTTGCCGGCTTTCCTGCTGTTCGGCAAGGCCAACTTCTGGCCGCAAGCGCCGCTGCAATGGGGCGTGCTGGTGTTCCTCGGCCTGGTCTCCACCGCGCTGGGGCTGTACTGGTGGAACAAAGGCGCGTGCCTGGTCAACGGCGGGACGCTGGCGGTGATGAACAACCTGCATGTGCCGGTGGGCCTGCTGGTGAACTTGCTGATCTGGAATCAGCACGAGGCATTGGGGCGGTTGCTGCTGGGTGGGTCGGTGATATTGGCGGCGGTGTGGATCAGTCGGTTGGGGGTACGCCAACCGCAACCTGCAAACTGA
- a CDS encoding mechanosensitive ion channel family protein, translating into MDIKQLWVKLQDLWGALDQHPILHSSLALILLLVIALVLGRVARYLILHAAKLLGRQPALNWVNDLRHNKVFHRLAQMTPSLIIQFGLHLVPELSKTSMVFLGNVALAFTILFMVLAISALLSALLDVYARTEHARTRSIKGYVQLAKMVLYVFGAIIIVATLIDRSPLLLLSGLGAMSAVILLVYKDTLLSFVASVQLTSNDMLRVGDWIEMPQVGADGDVVDITLHTVKVQNFDKTIVSIPTWRLMSESFKNWRGMQQSGGRRIKRCLFIDASGVRFLHDEEEQRLTQVRLLTDYIGRKQAELKAWNEAQGNVAAMSANRRRMTNLGTFRAYALAYLKSHPEIQPNMTCMVRQMQTTAQGIPLEIYCFTRTTAWADYERIQGDIFDYLLAVMPEFGLNLYQQPSGTDLRSGLLPAVLGASQLPEPQKQVV; encoded by the coding sequence ATGGACATCAAACAACTCTGGGTCAAGCTCCAAGATCTCTGGGGTGCCCTTGACCAGCACCCGATCCTGCATTCCAGCCTCGCCCTGATATTGCTGCTGGTCATCGCCCTGGTGCTTGGCCGTGTGGCGCGCTATCTGATTTTGCACGCTGCCAAGTTGCTGGGGCGCCAACCGGCCTTGAACTGGGTCAACGACCTGCGCCATAACAAGGTCTTTCATCGCCTGGCACAGATGACGCCCTCACTGATCATCCAGTTCGGCCTGCACCTGGTGCCGGAACTGAGCAAGACCAGTATGGTTTTCCTGGGCAATGTCGCCCTGGCCTTCACCATTTTGTTCATGGTGCTGGCCATCAGCGCCCTGCTCAGCGCCCTGTTGGATGTCTACGCCCGCACCGAGCACGCCCGCACCCGCTCGATCAAAGGCTATGTGCAACTGGCGAAGATGGTGCTGTATGTGTTTGGCGCAATCATCATCGTTGCCACCCTGATCGACCGCTCGCCGCTGTTGCTGCTGTCGGGTCTGGGGGCCATGTCGGCGGTGATTCTGTTGGTCTACAAGGACACCCTGCTGTCGTTCGTCGCCAGCGTGCAACTGACCAGCAACGACATGCTGCGGGTCGGCGACTGGATCGAGATGCCCCAGGTCGGCGCCGACGGTGACGTGGTGGATATCACGCTGCACACGGTCAAGGTGCAGAATTTCGACAAGACCATCGTCTCGATCCCCACCTGGCGCCTGATGTCCGAGTCGTTCAAGAACTGGCGCGGCATGCAGCAGTCCGGCGGGCGACGGATCAAGCGCTGCCTGTTCATCGACGCCAGTGGCGTGCGTTTCCTGCATGACGAGGAAGAGCAGCGCCTGACCCAGGTGCGCCTGCTGACCGACTACATCGGCCGCAAGCAGGCCGAACTCAAGGCCTGGAACGAGGCCCAGGGCAACGTCGCGGCGATGTCGGCCAACCGTCGGCGGATGACCAACCTGGGCACCTTCCGCGCTTACGCACTGGCGTATTTGAAAAGCCACCCGGAGATCCAGCCGAACATGACCTGCATGGTCCGGCAGATGCAGACCACCGCCCAGGGCATCCCGCTGGAAATCTACTGCTTCACCCGCACCACCGCATGGGCCGACTACGAGCGTATCCAAGGGGATATTTTCGATTACCTGCTGGCGGTGATGCCGGAGTTCGGGTTGAACCTGTACCAGCAGCCAAGCGGCACGGACCTGCGTTCGGGGCTGCTGCCGGCGGTGCTGGGGGCGAGCCAGTTGCCGGAGCCGCAGAAGCAGGTGGTTTGA
- a CDS encoding DEAD/DEAH box helicase has protein sequence MFSQFALHERLLKAVAELKFVEPTPVQAAAIPLALQGRDLRVTAQTGSGKTAAFVLPILNRLIGPAKVRVSIKTLILLPTRELAQQTLKEVERFSQFTFIKSGLITGGEDFKVQAAMLRKVPDILIGTPGRMIEQLNAGNLDLKEVEVLVLDEADRMLDMGFAEDVQRLVDECTNRQQTMLFSATTGGSGLREMIAKVLNNPEHLQLNAVSQLNSTTRQQIITADHNQHKEQIVNWLLANETYEKAIVFTNTRAMADRIYGRLVAQEYKAFVLHGEKDQKDRKLAIDRLKQGGVKILVATDVAARGLDVEGLDMVINFDMPRSGDEYVHRIGRTGRAGNDGLAISLICHGDWNLMSSVERYLKQSFERRTIKEVKGTYGGPKKVKASGKAVGVKKKKVDAKGDKKKTGAKAPTKRKTANRPKSDTPSLVSKDGMAPLKRRKPEAPAAE, from the coding sequence GTGTTTTCCCAATTCGCCCTGCACGAACGCCTGCTCAAAGCCGTGGCCGAGCTTAAATTTGTCGAGCCAACGCCGGTGCAGGCAGCGGCTATTCCGCTCGCGCTCCAGGGGCGTGACCTGCGGGTGACGGCGCAAACCGGCAGCGGCAAGACCGCCGCGTTCGTGCTGCCGATCCTCAACCGCCTGATCGGCCCGGCCAAGGTCCGCGTCAGCATCAAGACGCTGATCCTGCTGCCAACCCGTGAACTGGCCCAGCAGACCTTGAAGGAAGTGGAACGCTTCTCGCAGTTCACCTTCATCAAGTCCGGCCTGATCACTGGCGGCGAAGACTTCAAGGTCCAGGCCGCGATGCTGCGCAAGGTGCCGGACATCCTGATCGGCACCCCCGGGCGGATGATCGAGCAGTTGAACGCCGGCAACCTCGACCTCAAGGAAGTCGAAGTGCTGGTGCTGGACGAAGCCGACCGCATGCTGGACATGGGCTTTGCCGAAGACGTGCAGCGCCTGGTGGACGAGTGCACCAACCGCCAGCAGACCATGCTGTTCTCCGCCACCACTGGCGGCTCGGGCCTGCGGGAGATGATCGCCAAGGTGCTGAACAACCCCGAGCACCTGCAGCTCAACGCGGTCAGCCAACTGAACTCCACCACCCGCCAGCAGATCATCACCGCTGACCACAACCAGCACAAAGAACAGATCGTCAACTGGTTGCTGGCCAACGAGACCTACGAAAAAGCCATCGTATTCACCAACACCCGGGCCATGGCCGATCGCATCTACGGTCGCCTGGTGGCTCAGGAATACAAGGCGTTCGTGCTGCACGGCGAGAAGGACCAGAAGGACCGCAAGCTGGCCATCGACCGCCTCAAGCAGGGCGGCGTGAAAATCCTCGTCGCCACCGACGTCGCCGCCCGCGGCCTGGACGTGGAAGGCCTGGACATGGTCATCAACTTCGACATGCCCCGCAGCGGCGACGAATACGTGCACCGCATCGGTCGTACCGGACGCGCTGGCAACGATGGCCTGGCGATCTCGCTGATCTGCCACGGCGACTGGAACCTGATGTCGAGCGTCGAGCGCTACCTCAAGCAGAGCTTCGAGCGCCGCACCATCAAGGAAGTCAAAGGCACCTACGGCGGACCGAAGAAGGTCAAGGCCTCGGGCAAGGCCGTAGGCGTGAAGAAGAAAAAGGTCGACGCCAAGGGCGACAAGAAGAAAACCGGCGCCAAGGCCCCGACCAAGCGCAAGACCGCCAACCGCCCGAAGAGCGACACCCCGTCGCTGGTCAGCAAGGACGGCATGGCCCCGCTCAAGCGCCGTAAGCCAGAGGCGCCGGCGGCTGAGTGA
- a CDS encoding glycoside hydrolase, with product MSFGTIFCRLMLCLCGLLTISSAYAQSVVIATPQQGVGIEVDVFDRPDAANGQPSSTSMVPFTSAGLFTPAVQSFKGKLYMFWATDSDSTHIYFSTSAQGKNWSSPQPIPVANILGNVSVTVFKQKLVLIFTDENNINSVSSEDGVNWSKVNPVTTSSDADNNSPVVYNGQLFVFYSAEDDDTVYYVTSDDGLQWSKESLGFKANAYRVLSIVPVVYNGELSVYYSYDLNNLAVRTYDRSGHWGDEQKLSGITTELLLSRAAMIGNRIFISSGPNTFASTDGVNWTPYFSKSFPGYFTSAPGLGVSYAITTSDLTGDNPQLPSDLATGLSHTDYATFAWRSFFALNNMAKTPLPANRGVGNPGSSFADSGKVSQSPNPLLWQTFAHRSELFPAVGFNHVGGPTLAFGSGPQYTYTQFLKNGIRVAPGADFTLYNNLDEATQIGQNAIFFPVNPPNVAKAGGNYAPSNDSQILFEAKANPVVYEYAKGLTSYPDHIVLPDGAVEVKAAWRKLADIPVPDRARYHTATVVTYKGTDSDPQAQNEDYALVALHIIHKTPNYPTFIFATFEHEDALTLPDGKSPTGLYYIANYNQIAYPGLDSSSPPTATFSDGNKTYTVALPQAGKVVSANPNLPVYSGNHGIPEGQAGPISVVQPLTMHSEVVAVNNQVKRLMDGSSEFNNSVWKHYRLKGVQAIPSSTQTDPDYYLANIMVESSQPGIQLFRGSNVFPIQGNNTLTNARNLTNIKVPDYEHSTQSLTMGGCMGCHGIAQSSLKQGFSFLFDAINPTFSKGVTGFSGPETVGLPDPRTMKARALKYSLGPRNTQAVEEAGK from the coding sequence ATGAGCTTTGGAACGATTTTCTGTCGGCTGATGTTGTGTTTGTGCGGTTTACTCACGATCTCATCGGCTTACGCGCAAAGCGTGGTCATCGCCACGCCGCAACAAGGTGTGGGGATCGAAGTCGATGTGTTTGACCGTCCTGATGCCGCTAATGGCCAACCTTCTTCGACGAGCATGGTGCCCTTCACCTCGGCGGGGTTGTTTACCCCAGCGGTGCAATCGTTCAAGGGCAAGCTGTATATGTTCTGGGCCACTGATAGCGATTCCACTCATATTTATTTTTCCACTTCAGCGCAGGGAAAAAATTGGTCCTCTCCACAGCCTATCCCCGTAGCTAACATCTTGGGTAATGTTTCAGTCACCGTGTTCAAGCAAAAACTGGTACTGATCTTTACCGACGAGAACAATATAAACAGCGTCAGCTCCGAAGATGGAGTGAACTGGTCCAAGGTCAATCCTGTGACGACCTCCAGCGATGCCGACAATAACAGTCCTGTGGTGTATAACGGGCAACTGTTTGTCTTCTACAGTGCGGAGGATGATGACACTGTTTACTATGTAACGTCGGATGATGGCCTACAGTGGAGCAAGGAAAGCCTGGGGTTCAAGGCAAACGCTTATAGAGTTCTGAGTATTGTGCCCGTGGTTTATAACGGTGAGCTGTCGGTCTATTACTCTTATGATCTTAATAATTTGGCCGTTCGCACTTATGACCGGAGCGGTCACTGGGGCGATGAGCAAAAACTGTCTGGCATCACAACAGAGCTTCTCCTGAGTCGTGCAGCAATGATCGGTAACCGCATTTTTATCAGCAGCGGCCCTAATACTTTTGCTTCAACCGATGGGGTCAATTGGACTCCTTATTTTTCCAAGAGCTTCCCAGGATATTTTACTTCTGCACCGGGCTTGGGCGTTTCCTATGCCATTACCACAAGCGATCTCACTGGGGATAACCCGCAATTGCCTTCGGACCTGGCGACCGGTCTTAGCCATACCGACTATGCAACCTTCGCCTGGCGCAGTTTTTTTGCACTGAACAATATGGCCAAGACGCCATTACCGGCTAACCGGGGCGTCGGTAACCCCGGCAGCAGCTTTGCCGATTCGGGCAAGGTCTCACAATCTCCCAACCCCTTGTTGTGGCAAACCTTTGCCCACCGTAGCGAGCTGTTTCCGGCGGTAGGGTTCAATCACGTTGGCGGCCCTACGCTTGCGTTTGGGTCAGGCCCGCAATACACCTATACCCAATTTCTCAAGAACGGGATACGTGTGGCGCCAGGCGCTGACTTCACCCTTTACAACAATCTGGATGAGGCGACCCAAATAGGACAAAACGCTATTTTTTTTCCGGTCAATCCGCCGAATGTGGCGAAGGCAGGGGGAAATTACGCCCCTTCAAACGACAGCCAGATCCTGTTCGAGGCCAAGGCCAACCCCGTCGTTTACGAGTATGCGAAAGGCCTGACCAGTTATCCGGATCATATTGTGCTGCCCGACGGTGCGGTGGAGGTCAAGGCAGCATGGCGCAAGCTGGCCGACATTCCGGTACCGGATCGCGCGCGCTACCATACGGCGACAGTGGTGACTTATAAGGGCACCGACAGTGACCCGCAGGCGCAGAACGAAGACTACGCACTGGTCGCCTTGCATATCATCCATAAGACGCCCAACTACCCGACTTTTATCTTCGCCACGTTCGAGCACGAGGATGCGCTGACGTTGCCCGATGGCAAGTCGCCGACCGGACTCTATTACATCGCCAACTACAACCAGATTGCCTACCCCGGTCTCGATAGCAGCAGCCCCCCGACCGCCACCTTCTCCGACGGCAACAAAACCTATACGGTTGCCCTGCCGCAGGCGGGCAAAGTCGTAAGCGCTAACCCCAATTTGCCCGTCTACTCAGGCAATCACGGGATCCCCGAGGGACAGGCTGGGCCGATCTCGGTAGTGCAACCATTAACCATGCATTCGGAAGTCGTAGCGGTGAACAACCAGGTCAAGCGGCTCATGGACGGCAGCAGCGAATTCAATAATTCGGTCTGGAAGCATTATCGGCTCAAAGGGGTGCAGGCCATCCCGTCGAGCACTCAAACCGACCCGGATTACTACCTGGCCAATATCATGGTCGAAAGCAGTCAGCCGGGGATTCAGCTGTTTCGCGGCAGCAACGTATTTCCGATTCAGGGTAACAACACCCTGACCAATGCGCGCAACCTAACGAACATCAAGGTGCCGGATTACGAGCACAGCACCCAAAGCCTGACCATGGGCGGTTGCATGGGGTGTCACGGCATCGCCCAGAGCTCGCTCAAACAAGGTTTCAGTTTCCTGTTCGATGCGATCAACCCCACGTTCAGCAAAGGTGTTACCGGCTTTTCGGGCCCAGAGACCGTAGGTTTACCTGATCCGCGGACCATGAAGGCACGGGCCTTGAAATATTCTCTCGGCCCGCGCAATACGCAAGCCGTTGAGGAGGCGGGCAAGTAG
- a CDS encoding ShlB/FhaC/HecB family hemolysin secretion/activation protein, with the protein MSSPAFWARLCLALLCLSPLTLAHAAPTPGDTDLIRERQNRLLEEQRRRLEELKDLPGQEAKPTQPTAPADTRCFPIKTIELKGADSLSAGEREQLLAPYIGQCLGVPQLNELLKVITDHYIEKGLVTSRAYLPQQDLSSGHLQVLVVEGRLEGLKGAENSKLSDRELAMAFPGAVGELVNLREIEQMVDQLNRLPSNQAKMELTPGQNVGGSDVRVTNEPKKPWRAGLSRSNDGQRSTGEQQWGSSFEWDSPLGLADQLMLRGGHDAMTDHQHTSRNAMLYYNLPFGWWNVSYTYSQSEYRSQIPANGFNFKQTGDSQNHQLRVERVIHRDALSKTSLNTGLAYLRTNNFIEDSKLAVSSNRLSEAQFGINHGRRVGNAFVNLDLGLQEGIGAFDAQGDNDPGPGQADARYRKYTATASYLQPFQVWGESFSFSSLMTGQRSEDVLFSPQRMSLGGQSSIRGYKDQSLSGDSGGYWRNDLRWSRPVTLEWLRPVFAEYGTSLGYDQGVIRGDRYNGDQHGRMSSNSLELFARGEHLNASVTFAHSLERPDALTEREAPIYFRVDVLL; encoded by the coding sequence ATGTCCTCACCCGCCTTTTGGGCGAGGTTGTGCCTGGCTTTGCTGTGCCTTTCTCCACTGACCCTGGCTCACGCCGCCCCCACGCCGGGCGACACGGACCTGATCCGCGAGCGTCAGAACCGTTTGCTCGAAGAGCAGCGTCGGCGCCTGGAGGAGCTCAAGGACCTGCCCGGCCAGGAGGCGAAGCCGACCCAGCCGACCGCACCTGCCGATACCCGTTGCTTCCCCATCAAGACCATCGAACTCAAGGGCGCCGACAGTCTTTCCGCTGGCGAACGCGAGCAGTTGCTTGCGCCCTACATCGGCCAATGTCTGGGTGTGCCGCAGCTTAACGAGCTGCTCAAAGTCATCACCGACCACTACATCGAAAAGGGCCTGGTCACTAGCCGCGCCTACCTGCCGCAGCAGGATCTTTCCAGCGGTCACCTGCAAGTGCTGGTGGTCGAGGGGCGGTTGGAAGGCCTCAAGGGCGCCGAGAACAGCAAGCTGTCGGACCGCGAGTTGGCGATGGCTTTTCCCGGTGCAGTCGGCGAGCTGGTCAACCTGCGGGAGATCGAGCAGATGGTCGATCAGCTCAATCGCCTGCCGTCGAACCAGGCAAAAATGGAGCTGACCCCCGGCCAGAACGTCGGTGGCAGTGACGTGCGGGTTACCAATGAACCGAAAAAGCCTTGGCGCGCCGGACTGTCGCGTAGCAACGACGGCCAGCGCAGCACCGGCGAGCAGCAGTGGGGCAGCAGTTTCGAGTGGGACAGCCCGCTGGGCCTGGCCGACCAGTTGATGTTGCGCGGTGGTCACGACGCGATGACCGACCACCAGCACACCTCCCGCAACGCCATGCTCTATTACAACCTGCCATTTGGCTGGTGGAACGTCAGTTATACCTACAGCCAGAGCGAATACCGCTCGCAGATCCCAGCCAACGGTTTCAACTTCAAGCAGACCGGCGACAGCCAGAACCATCAGTTGCGGGTCGAGCGGGTGATCCACCGTGATGCCCTGAGCAAGACCTCCCTCAACACGGGCCTGGCGTATCTGCGCACCAACAACTTCATCGAAGACAGCAAGCTGGCGGTGAGCAGCAATCGCCTCAGCGAAGCCCAGTTCGGCATCAACCATGGCCGGCGGGTTGGCAATGCTTTCGTCAACCTCGACCTGGGCCTGCAAGAGGGTATCGGCGCCTTCGATGCCCAGGGCGACAACGATCCAGGGCCCGGCCAAGCCGATGCCCGCTACCGCAAATACACCGCCACCGCTAGCTACCTGCAACCGTTCCAGGTGTGGGGCGAGTCCTTCAGCTTCAGCAGCCTGATGACCGGCCAGCGTAGCGAAGACGTGCTGTTCAGCCCGCAGCGTATGAGCCTGGGCGGCCAATCGTCGATTCGTGGCTACAAGGATCAGTCGCTGTCCGGCGACAGCGGCGGCTATTGGCGCAACGACCTGCGCTGGAGTCGCCCGGTGACGTTGGAGTGGCTGCGTCCGGTGTTCGCCGAATACGGCACCAGCCTCGGTTATGACCAAGGCGTGATTCGTGGGGATCGCTACAACGGCGACCAGCACGGGCGCATGTCGAGCAACTCGCTGGAGCTGTTTGCCCGCGGTGAGCACCTGAACGCCAGCGTCACCTTCGCCCATTCCCTGGAACGTCCGGATGCCCTGACCGAGCGCGAAGCGCCGATCTACTTCCGCGTGGATGTACTCCTCTAA